CGTGATCGTCCTCTTCTCCGGCATCCTCCAGATCGTGCTGGGCCTGGTGAAACTGGGCCGGATGTTCCAGGCGATCTCCATCGCCGTCGTGCAGGGCATGCTCGCCGGCATCGGACTGCCGCTGATGTTCAGCCAGCTCTACCCGATGTCCGACTCCAAGGCGCCGGGCACCCCCTTGGACAACATGGCGGGCGTCCCCGGCCTGATCGCCGACACCGTGACGAACCCGCAGGCGCTGATCGCGGCCGGGCTCGGGATCGTCACGATCGTGCTGAGCTTCGTGTGGAAGCAGGTGCCGGGGCCGGTCAAGAAGATTCCGGCCGCGCTCGTGGCCGTCGGGATCGGTATCGCGGTCGCCTCGTTGCCGGGCGTCGAGGTGAAGACGCTCCAGGTCGGCAATCTGCTGGCGTCCGTGGACGTGCCGGGGCCGGAGCAACTGTCCGGGCTGGCCAGCGCCGGGGTCATCACGGCGATCCTCACCTTCACCGTGATCGCGTCGGCGGAGAGTCTGTTCACCGCCGCCGCGGTGGACCGGATGCACGACGGTCCGCGCACCCGGTACAACACCGAGCTCATCGCCCAGGGCGCGGGCAACACCGTCGCCGGCGTCCTCGGCGCGCTGCCCATCACCGCGGTCGTCGCGCGCACCTCGGCGAACGTGCAGGCCGGTGCCAAGACCCGCCTCTCCCGTACGCTGCACGGCCTCTGGCTGCTCGCCTTCGCGCTGCTGCTGCCGCAGGTGCTGGCGCTGATCCCGATCTCGGTGCTCGCGGGTGTCCTCGTGCACAGCGGGTGGAAGTTGTTCGCGCCGGAACAGTTCCCGAAGATGTGGCGGCAGGACCGGGGCGAGTTCGCGGTCATGACGCTGACGACGCTGGTCATCACGGCGACCGCGCTGCTCGAAGGGGTGCTGTTCGGGCTGGCCGCGGGTGTGGTGCTGGCCGCGCTGCGGATGTCGCAGACCGTCATCCGGCAGCACATCGAGGACGACACGGCGAAGGTCGTCATGGCGGGCAACGCGACGTTCCTGCGGCTGCCGAAGCTGATCGACGCGCTGGAGGGCGCGGCCGCCTCCGGCAAGCCGCGCATCCGGCTGGACCTGCTCGGCGTGACCCACCTCGACCATGCCTGCCGCAGCCAGATCGAGGAGTTCGTGGCGCAGCAGCGGGGTGCCGGGCTGCGGGTGGAACTGCTGATGCCGGACCTCACGAAGCTGCCCGCGGCGGCCGAGCCACGTGCCGCGCGGGAGGAGCCCGCGTTCACGGAGGTGCCGGAGCCGGTGTCGACGGAGGTGTGGGACTACGCGACGGTCGGTACGGCGGCGGTGGGGGGTACGGGCCCGATGCCGGCCGGGACCGGGGCCGGGCCGGGGCCCGACGCCGAGTGGTTCTATCTCGACACCCGGCCGATGCCGGGGGTGCCGGAGTCCCGGCCACCGTTGTCGCGCCGGGGGCGCGACTGGGCGGACTGACCGGAGGCGCGGGTCCGGGCTCGGACTCGGACTCGGGCTCGGGCTCGGGGGAGGGCGCGGGGTGCGGGGGAGGGCGCGGGTTCGGGCGCGGGGTGCGGGCGCGGGGTGCGGGCGGGTGCGGGCTGATCGCGCCGTTCCCCGCGTTCCGCTGGAAGCCTCTCCCGGACCCGCGATCGCCACACCTCCCGCAACACCCCCACCCGGTCTACGCTGGAAGACGCCCCAGGAGCCCTTCGGGAAGGCGGCGTCATGACCGGCTGGAACGTGCGCGACATCCCCGATCAGCACGGCCGCTCCGTCGTCGTCACCGGCGCCAACAGCGGCATCGGCTACGCCGCCGCAAGGGAGCTCGCCCGCCGGGGCGCCCATGTCGTCCTCGCCTGCCGGAGTGCTGAGCGGGGTGCCGCGGCGCTGGAGCGGATGAGTGCCGAAGTGCCGGACGGCGACATCGAGTTGATGCGGCTCGACCTCGGGGACCTGGGCTCCGTACGGGAGTTCGCCCACGCCTACGCGCAGGCGAGCGACCGGCTGGACCTGCTCGTCAACAACGCCGGTGTGATGGCCGTGGCGCGGAGCCGTACGGCCGACGGCTTCGAGACCCAGTTCGGGACCAACCACCTCGGCCACTTCGCCCTCACCGGTCTGCTCCTGCCGGCCCTGCTCGCCACCCCCGGCGCCCGCGTCGTGACCGTCTCCAGCACGATGCACCTGCGGGCGAACATCGACATCGGCGACCTCAACAGCGAGCGCAAGTACGGACGTTGGCTCGCCTACGGCCGCTCCAAGACCGCCAACCTGCTGTTCACGCACGAGCTGGCCCGCCGCCTGGCGGCAAACGGCTCGGAGGTGATCGCCGCCGCCGCGCACCCCGGCTACGCGTCCACCAACCTCCAGACGGCCGGACCCAGCGCCGAGGGCCGCAAGGGCGTCGAACGCTTCATGCGGATCGGCAACCGCTTCTTCGCCCAGTCCGCCGAAGCGGGCGCCCTGCCCACCCTCTACGCGGCGACCGCGCCCGACGTACGCCCCGACTCCTTCATCGGCCCGTCCTTCGTGATGTGGCGCGGCACCCCGGCACCCTCCCTCCGAGCCTCCTGGACCCGCAACGACCGGGCGGGCGAACGCCTGTGGGCGGCGTCGGAAGAACTCACCGGGATCACGTACGAGGGCCTGAAGGCCTGACGCGTAACGCGCCTAACGCGTAACGCGCGTGGCGCGCAGGACCGTATCTTCGTTCGGTCGACTGCGCGCCACGCGCGGAGGACGGTCGGGCGGGACCACCCGGAGGCTGGGCCAGGGCTTACGCGGCCCGCACCTCGTACGCCGTGATCCGTACCGTCTCGTCGTCCAGGCACTGCCCGGTCTCCAGGTCGAAGCGCTGCTTCAGGAGCGGGGAGGCGACGAAGGGGCGGCCCTGGTGGCTGCCGGTGAGGCCCCGGGAGAGGACGGCGGCGCCGCCGAAGGGGTCGCGGTTGTCGATGGCGTACAGCTTGCCCGCGCGGTCGAGGAACAGCGCGGCCTGGTTGCCGTCGGGGAGCAGGGCGGCCACGCCGCGGCCCGGGATCAGCAGGGCCAGGTCGCAGACCGTGAACCAGCCGTCCGCCAGCCGCAGCTGGACCTTGACATCGATCTTCTCGGGGGCGAGGGTCATCGCTGGGCGCTTCCTTCCAGGACATCGGCGGGCCGCAGGCCGATGGACAGCAGGGGCAGGTCGGGCTTGATCTGGTCGCGCTCGGGCACGAAGCCGACGACCGGGTCCGGGGTGTCCGGGGCGTTGACGAAGGACACGAACCGGGCGAGCTTCTCGGGGTCGTTGATGGTGGAGGCCCACTCGTCGGCGTAGTGCGAGACGTGGTCCGCCATCAGCGACTCCAGCTCCTCGCAGATGCCGAGGGAGTCCTCCACGACCACGTCCCGGATGTGGTCCAGGCCGCCGGGGATCCGCTCCAGCCACGTCGAGGTCCGCTCCAGGCGGTCGGCGGTGCGGATGTAGAACATCAGGAAACGGTCGATCAGCTTGATCAGTTCGGCGTCGGAGAGGTCCTGGGCCAGCAGGTCCGCGTGGCGCGGGGTGGCGCCGCCGTTGCCGCCCACGTACAGGTTCCAGCCGTTGGAGGTGGCGATGACGCCGAAGTCCTTCGACTGGGCCTCGGCGCACTCACGGGCGCAGCCCGAGACCGCCGACTTCAGCTTGTGGGGCGACCTGAGCCCCCGGTAGCGCAGCTCCAGGTCGATCGCCATGCGGACCGAGTCCTGGACGCCGTAGCGGCACCAGGTCTGGCCGACGCAGGACTTCACCGTACGCAGCGACTTGCCGTAGGCGTGGCCCGACTCGAAGCCGGCGTCCACCAACCGGGTCCAGATGACGGGCAGTTGCTCGACGCGGGCGCCGAACATGTCGATCCGCTGCCCACCCGTGATCTTCGTGTAGAGACCGAAGTCGCGGGCGATCTCGCCGATCACGATCAGGCCCTCGGGGGTGATCTCACCGCCGGGGATGCGCGGGACGACCGAGTACGAGCCGTTCTTCTGCAGGTTGGCCAGGAAGTGGTCGTTGCTGTCCTGCAGGGCCGCCTGCTCGCCCTCCAGGACGTAGCCGCTCGCGCCGATGGTCGGGGCGAGGGACGCGATGATCGAGGCGACCGCGGGCTTGCAGATCTCGCAGCCGTCGCCGCCCTTGGCCTCGTCGCGGCCGTACCGGTCCAGCAGGTCCTGGTACGTGTTGATGCGCAGCGCGAGGACGATCTCGTACAGCTCCTCGCGGGTCTGCGAGAAGCAGCCGCACAGGCCCTTGTCGACGACGACGCCGCTGGCCTCGAGCTCGGCGGTGACGAGCTGGCCGAGGACCTTGACGCAGGAACCGCAGGTCGTGCCCGCCTTGGTGCACTTCTTCACCTCGGGCACCGTGGTGCACTGGTGGTCGGTGACCGCCGCGCGGATCGTGCCCTTGCGGACGTTGTTGCAGGAGCAGATGATCGCGTCGTCCGGCAGCGCGGTCGGACCGAGCTGGGCGGACTCGCCGGCACCGGCGGGCAGCACCAGCGACTCGGGCGAGACCGGCGGGACCGACCCGGTGAAGGCCTTCAGCGTGCCGTACGCCTCCGCGTCACCGACCAGGATGCCGCCGAGCAGCTCGCCGCCCCGGCCGATGACCAGCTTCTTGTAGATGCCGGAGCGGGAGTCGGAGTACACGACGTCCAGGCAGTCGGCGGTCGCGCCGTGCGCGTCACCGAAGGAGGCCACGTCGACGCCGAGGAGCTTCAGCTTGGTGGACAGGTCGGCGCCGGTGAAGGCGGCCTCGTCGGCGGCGATGGTCGCGGCGGCCGTCTCGGCCTGCTCGTAACCGGGCGCCACCAGGCCGTACACCCGGCCGTCGGAGGCCAGCGCGCACTCGCCGATCGCGAAGACGTGCGGGTCGTTGACGGTCCGGCACTGCTCGTCGACGCTGATGCCGCCGCGCTCGCCGACCGTCAGACCGCAGTCGCGGGCGAGCTGGTCGCGGGGGCGGACACCGGCGGAGAACACCACCATGTCGGTGGCGAGTTCGGAGCCGTCGGACAGCTTCATGCCGGTGACCGAGCCGTCCTCGCCGACGACGATCTCCTGCGTGCCCACCCCGGTGTGGACCGACAGGCCCATGTCCTCGATGGTGCGCAGCAGCGCGGCACCACCGCCGTCGTCCACCTGCACCGGCATCAGCCGGGGCGCGAACTCCACGATGTGGGAGGTGAGTCCGAGACCCTTCAGCGCGCCGGCCGCCTCAAGTCCGAGCAGACCGCCGCCGACCACGGCACCGACCTCGGCCGTCTTCGCGTACTCCTCGATCGCGAGCAGGTCCTCGATCGTGCGGTAGACGAAGCAGCCCGTGGCGTCCTTGTTCGGGACCGGCGGCACGAAGGGGAACGAGCCGGTGGCGAGGACGAGGATGTCGTACTGGAAGACCTGCCCGGAGCGTGCGGTGACCTTCTTCGACTCACGGTCGATCGTCTCGGCCGGGTCGCCGACGAACAGCTCGATGCCGTGCGTCTCGATGAACTCCATGTCGGTCATCGACAGGTCCTCGGGCGTCTTGCCCGCGAAGTACGAGGTGAGCGCCACCCGGTCGTACGCCGGGCGCGGCTCCTCGCAGAGCACGACGACGCGGTGCGTGGCGGTCAGGCCGCGCTCGGCGAGTGCTTCGAGGAAGCGCTGGCCGACCATGCCGTGGCCGACGAGCACGATCGTGGGGGTGGCCCCCAGGGTGGCGGACATTCAGGAGCCTCCATCGTTGGTGAGCAGGTGGAGCAGGGGAGCGCCGTTCGCGGGGAGCGGCTCCGCTCCCTCCCAGGCGCGGGCGAGCGCGCCGACGGTGCCGAGTTCGCCGACGAGCACTCCGCCGACCAGGCGGTCGTCGCGGACGACGACCTTGCGGTAGGTGCCGCGCGTGGCGTCGGCCAGCTGGATGACGTCGTCACCGGGCAGCGGCTCGGGCTCGCCGAACGCGGCGAGGTCGAGGAAGTCCGCTCCGGCGAGCGTCAGCCGGGTCAGGGCGCGGGTGCCGGTGTACCGGGACTCCGCGTTCCCCGCGAGCAACTCGGCCAGGACATCGGCCTGTTCGAGCGCCGGGGTGGCGAGTCCGTACACGGTGCCCTCGAACTGGGCGCAGTCGCCGATGGCGTGGATGCGCGGGTCGGAGCTGCGCAGTTCCTCGTCGACGATGACGCCCTTGTGCACCGCGAGTCCCGCCTCCTGGGCGAGGCCCACGCGGGGGTGCACCCCGCAGGCGATGACCACGAGGTCGGCGTCGAGGGTGTACCCGTCCGCCATCGACACCGACCGCACCGTCCCGCCGACACTGCGCACGGCACGTACGCGCGTCTCGGTGTGCACCTCGACGCCGAGGTCGACGAGGTGCCGCCGGACCAGCTTCGAGGCGGACGGGTCGAGTTGACGTTCCATCAGGCGCTCGCCCTGCTGGGCGAGAACGACCTGGGCGCCGCGCAGGGCGAGCGCGCGGGAGGCGGAGACCCCGAGGAGCCCGCCCCCGATGACGACGGCCCGCGCGCCCGGCCGTACGGCCTTGGACAGGCCCATGCAGTCGTCCATGGTTCGGAAGGCGTGCACCCCGTCGGGGAACTCGTGCCGCTCCGGGTCCCAGAGGCCGCGCAGCGGCGGCAGCACCGGGTTCGAGCCGGTCGCGAGGACCAGCCTGTCGTACGCGATCTCCGTACCGTCCGCGAGATGTACGGCTCGCATCTCGCGGTCGATACGGACCGCCCGGCCGCGCGTCAGCTCGGCAGGGGCGGGCAACGCGATGACCTCGGGCGCGTACCGCCCGGCCAGCACCTCGGCGAGCAGCACCCGGTTGTAGGGTGTGTGCTCCTCCTCGCCCACCAGCGTGGCGGGCATGCCGAGCTCTCCGAGCCGCCGGGCGAGACGTACGCCCGCGAGGCCGGAGCCGATCACCACCACACGCTCATTCGAGGTCATGTCCTTGAGCGTGCGGTGCCGGTGTTACCCGACCGCATCGCATCTGTTTCCCACGAGGAACGCTGCCCTCCCTGTGGCCCCGAGTGGAGTGTGAGGGGTTTCCGTCAGGACCGGGTGGGGTGTGAGGACACCGGGGCTCACCCTGCTGACCTGGTGATACGAGGGTCATGCGGGCGTATACGGGAGAACGGGCCGGGGCGCGGGCGGGGACGGGCGCGCCGGGGCGCGGTGCCGTAGGTCACGTCGGGCGGGGCCGTGGCGAAACATTCGGGGGGCGGCCCGGCCGGGCCGGGGCGGCGGGAGTGGCGCCTGGCGGCCGCCGGCCGCCGCTGGTCGGGCCTCGTCCCCCGGCCCTCGGTTGCTGATGCGCGTCCTACCGGTCCGTGCCCAGTCGGCCCGTCGGCTCCCCGGGGGTCGGTGTCTGTGTCTGTGACGGTGTCTGTGTCGGTGTCTGTGTCTGTGACGACTTGGTGGCGCGGCTGCCGGTGAGGTGGGCGAAGACGACCACGTTTCCCTGGTAGCCGGTCGTCCGCGAGTATCCGCCGCCGCAGGTGATGACCCGCAGCTCGGGCCTCGGCGCGGCCCCGTACACCTTCTCGTCGGGGAAGTTCCGCGCGTCGTACACCTCCACCGCGTCCACCGTGAACAGGGCGGCACCGCCGTCCCGCCGGTCCAGCTCGATGGTGGCGCCCCGCCGCAGCGCGCCGAGGCGGTAGAAGACGGCGGCGCCGTCGGCGTTGTCCACATGCCCGGCGACGATCGCGGTGCCCCGCTCACCCGGGGTCGTGCCGGCCTCGTACCAGCCCGCGAGATTCTTCTTCTCGGCGGGCGGGACGTCGAGGCTGCCGGTGGGCGTCAGACCGAGCCCCATGAGCGGCGCGTCGACACGGAGGGAGGGGATGCGGATCCGAACGGGCGGGGAAGGCGGCAGCGCGACGGCCGCCGGGCCGTCGTGCCCCGGGTCGCTCCACCTGCCCGACGTCCCCGACGCGCCGTCCGATCGGCTGTGGGCCTGCGCGGCCGACGGCTGCGGCGGCGCGTGCGACGCGGTGCCGGTGTGCAGCAGCCACGCGCCCGAACAGAGGGCCACCACGGTGACCCCGGCTATGACGGCATTGGCGAGCCGACGCACAGAAACCTCCTCATGGGCCGACGGGCGCCCCGTGGGACGTGCCGCGAGCTGGTGTCCCCTTGTTCCTCCCCTCCGGGCCGAGGGGCGTGGGCCCGGAGGGGAGGAGGGGACGGCGGTACCGGCGGACGGACGGCGGAGGGTGTCCGTCAGATCCCGTCGCCTCTCGCCCGGCGATGCAGGAGCCAGGTACCGCCCGCGGCGGCGACGGCCAGGGCCGCCACACCCGCCGCGGTCTGCACGGGGTCGGGACCGAGTGCGCCACCGACCCCCGTCTTCACACTTCCCCTCGGATACGTCGGCTGCCCGGTCCGCGTGCCGGTGAGGGAGACCACCAGGTCGCCGGTGACCGGTTTGCCGTCGGCGCAGGTCGCGACGATCTCGTACGTCCCCGGCTGCGCGCTCGGCGGTACCTCGAACCGCCCGCCGAGCCGCTCCTGCCCGGCGCCGGGTGCGAGCGGGAAGGAGCCGGCGCCGACGGCGCTGGCGTCCCCCGTCGCGGTACCGTCCGCGCCGCAGGCCGCCGTGCGGACGGTGACCTCGTCGCCGGGGACGACACCGGCGGGGGACAGTTCGAGCCGTCCGGTGCCCGCCCCGCCGTACGCGGGCGTGGTGGCGAGGGCCGCGAAGGTGAGGGCGAGCGCGGTCGTGGTGATCGGCCGGGCGGAACGTCGCATCGTGCTGCCTCCTCCGAGAGTCCTCCGTTCCCTTCCGAGGTAAGTGCCTTTCCGGCCCGCGCGCTTCCTGATGAAGCGTCAGAAATGAGGTGAATGGGTGTCAGGGGGCGGGCGGGGGAAGACGGGACGGCGGGTGTTTGGCCAGGTCATGGGGGGTGATTGCGGGGGGTGCGGAGAGAAGGGACGCGCTGGGCGACCGGTGGGGGTGTGAACGGGTGACCGGGGGCGGCGGCGCGGCCTGCCGGGAGGGGGGATCGGCGAGGTCGGACGCGGCTTGACCTCAAGCAAAGTTGAGGTACCACGCTGATGGCCATGAAGACCGCCACGAACACCCACACCGGTACCCAGACCCAGACCCAGACCCAGACCCAGACCCACACGGATACTGACCCGGCGCCCGATCCCTCCTCCACCCCCGCCACCGACTCCGCGCCCTCCTCCGCCACCCCTGTGCGGGTGACGCTGGTCATCGGCAGCAACCGCACCGGCCGCTTCGGGTCGGTGATCGCCGACTGGTTGCTGGGCCGGGTCCGGGAGCACGACGGCTTCGAGGTCGACGTGGTGGACGTCGCGGAGGCCGACCTGCCGACGACGTTCGCGCCGACCGCCGAGGTCGCGGCCCGGCTGGCCGAGATCACCCCGAAGCTGGCGGAGGCGGAGGCGTTCATCGTCGTGACCCCCGAGTACAACCACTCGTACCCGGCGGCCCTGAAGAACCTCATCGACTGGCACTACCACGAGTGGCGGGCCAAGCCGGTGGCCCTGGTCTCCTACGGAGGCATCTCAGGGGGCCTTCGCGCGGCCGAGCACCTCCGTCAGGTCTTCGCCGAACTCCACGCCACCACGGTCCGGGACACGGTGTCCTTCCACAACGCCCACACCGCCTTCGACGACACCGGCCGCCTCCGCGAGCCGACCGCTCCGAACAAGGCGGCCCAGGTGATGCTGGACCAACTGTCCTGGTGGGGTCAGGCCTTGCGCGAGGCGAAGGAGAGGCGCCCGTACGGGGATTGAGGGCCGGCCCCTGGGAGGGCGCGGGGAACGGCGCGAGCAATCACACGCGACCCCGCACTACACCCCCCGCCCGACCCCCACATCAACAACCGCCTCCGGGCCCCCCGGACCCACCCCCCGGACCCTCCGGCGGCGCGGGATCGTCGGCCCCGGGCGCAACCACATCCGGGGGACCGGGCACGTCCTCGACGGGCGGGGTGTCGTCGGCGGGTGGTTCCACGGCGGGCGGGGCCTCTTCCACGGGTGGCTCCACCACGGGCGGGGCTTCGACCACGGGTGGTGCCTCCTCGGCGGGTGGCTCGACCGGAGGTGGGCCCTCTTCCGCGGGTGGGGCTTCTTCCGCGGGCGGTTCCGCCACGGGTGGTGCCTCCTCGGCGGGTGGCTCGACCGGAGGTGGGCCCTCTTCCACGGGTGGTTCCACGGCGGGCGGAGCCTCTTCCAGAGGTGGCTCCGTCACAGGCGGAACTTCGGCCACGGGCGGAGCCTCCTCCGCGGGTGGCTCGGCCACGGGCGGGGCCTCCTCCGCGGGTGGCTCGGCCACGGGCGGGGCCTCCTCTACGGGCGGCTCCACCGCAGGCCCAGCCGGCTCCGTAGGCCCCGGCCCCTCGGGCGCCGGTTCCTCGACATGCGGATCCTCGCCCGTCGGCACGTCATATCCCGGTTCCTCGCCCCCGGGCTCCCCGCCCCCGCTTCCTCACCCCCTGGCGATTCAGGAGCAGTCACCCCCGGCTCGCCCCCGCCCTCACCGGCGCCGGCCCCGGCGCCCCCACCACCGTCGACGTCCCCGCTCCCCAGCCCCACCTCGTCCTCGTCCTCGTCCGCCCCGCGAACCCTCCGCTCCTCCACGGCCCCGCCGTCACCCTCGACGCGAGGCGAGACCACCACGTCCGTGACCGCCCCCCGGCGCTCGACGACATCGGGGGTCGGGGCCTCGGGCCGATGCGGTGCGGGCGCCTGCGCGACCGGTACCCGCTGCGCGGGACCCGCCCCCGAGTCGAGGGGCCCGAGAACGATGCCGGTCACGACGGCGGCGGCAGCCACGGCCGCGCCGACCGCCGCGACGGTGGGCACCTTCACCGCACCCACGCCGCCCGGCCCGCTCGCCGCCTGCCGCACGGCGTGCAGCAACTGGCCACCCCCGTGCCCGCCCGCCGAACCGAACGCCGCGGCCGTACCGGCGGAGCCTCCCGTGAGGGCCATCAGCACCTTGCCCCCGCCGCCACCCACGACGAACACCAGCAGAGCCGGACCGACGAACGCGGGCAGCCGGTCGTTCGTGCGCATCAGCACGGCGAGCCGCGCCCTGCAGTCGTCGCACGCGTCCACATGGCTGAGCAGTTGCTCGGACTGCCGAGCGGTCGCGGCACCGCGCACATACGCCGGCATACGCCCCCAACGCACCTGGCACGCCGGGTCGATCGGCGCCCCGGGCTGCTCGCGCAGGAACGCCTGGCGCATCCCCTCGCGCGCCCGGTGCAGCAGTACCGCCGTCGCGCCCTGCTTCGCGCCGATGCGCCGCCCGACCGTCTCCAGCGGCTGCCCCTCCGCCTCGGCCAGCCACAGCGCCTGCACCCACCGCTCGGGCAGCTGGCCGAGCACCCGTACCAACAGATCGACGGAGGAGACCTGTTCGGCGGGGTCGGCGGCGTCGGGCACCCGGACATCGACCTCGGCGCGCTCGGGAGCCGTCGGATCCAGCGGTGTCTCCCGCGTGGCGGTGGAGCCCACCGTCGCCGCGAGATGCCGCACCGTCGTCATCAGGTACGCGGGCACGTTGTCGATCTCGTGGCCCCCGGAGAGCCGCCGCCACACACGGAAGTGCGCCTCGGCGACGAGGTCCTCGGCGGTCCAGGAGTTCCGGGTGAGGGAGCGGGCGTACGCGACGAGGCGCGGATGCTGTTCCTCGTAGATCCGGGTGTACGCGGCGGTCGCGGACCCGGACGGGCCGTCGGTCATGGCGGGAACGCTCTCCAGTCGCCTGCTGATGGGATGGGAGGTGAGGATGATTTTGTATGTCGAGATGACAAAAATCTCAAGTAATCACACAAAGTGACACGCGTCACAGCGGGTAACTTCGAAAGCGGCGTAATACATGGGGGCTTGGCGCGGTCGACAGGGTGATCCGCCCGAAGAAACATCTGACGCACGCATGAACGCGCGGCATCCGAGCATCCGAAGAGCCCGAACCACGTGAAGAAGCTCATGCGCCTGAAGCACCTGATGCACCTAAAGCACCTGATGCACCTGAAGCACCGGAAGCGCCCCAACTGGAGACCGCCCATGCCCCACGCCCGGCCCGCCCGCCCCACACCGCCCGCCCTCGAACAGAGCGCACGCGCCCGCCTGATCACCCCCTCCTACGACGAGATCCCGGTACGCACCACCCTGCGCTACACCCCTGACGACCCTTTCGCCGTGCACATCGACTTCCCGTCCGGTGCCTCCGCCGACGACGCGGACGTGACGTGGGCGTTCGCCCGCACGCTCCTGGCGGAGGGCCTGACCGCCCCGGCCGGGATCGGCGACGTACATCTGTGGCCCTGCGGCCCGGCGCACACCGTCGTGGAACTCCACTCGCCGCACGGCATGGCCATGATCCGTTTCGACACGCCCTCGCTCCGCCGCTTCCTGCACCGCTCGTACGCCGTCGTCGCGCTCGGCGGCGAAGACCTGGACTCGGCGCTCGACGCCGGTCTCACGTCCCTGCTGGGTGGGGTCTGAGGCGTCAGCCCGCGGCGCCCGCTATGTTCGATCCGATCGTCCGGATGTTCGGAGTGGGCATGCAGAAGACAGAGGGACCGGCCGGCCGGGCCGGGCTGGGGGCAAGACCGTGAGCGAGGCGGTGAGCAGGACCACGAACAGCACCACGCACAACAGCACCACGCACAACAGCACCACGAGCGGCACCACGCACGGCACCAAGCACAGCGCCACCGCCGAAGCGGCCCTCGCCGCGGCGGAGGCCGATGACTTCGACCAGCCTGGACACGCCTGGCCCCGCCACTGGCCCCTGCTGCTCCTGGGCGCGGCCGTCCTCCCCGGTGTCGTGCTGTTCGGGGTGGGGCGGTGGATGGAGGAGCCGGCGGTGCAGGCGTGGCGGACCGTCTGCCTCTCCATCACCGTGCAGGCGCTGCCCTTCCTGCTGCTCGGGACGGCCCTCTCGGGTGCCATCAACGCCTTCGTCCCGGCGCGGGTGTTCACCCGGCTGCTGCCGAG
The DNA window shown above is from Streptomyces akebiae and carries:
- a CDS encoding SsgA family sporulation/cell division regulator, which codes for MPHARPARPTPPALEQSARARLITPSYDEIPVRTTLRYTPDDPFAVHIDFPSGASADDADVTWAFARTLLAEGLTAPAGIGDVHLWPCGPAHTVVELHSPHGMAMIRFDTPSLRRFLHRSYAVVALGGEDLDSALDAGLTSLLGGV
- a CDS encoding sigma-70 family RNA polymerase sigma factor, whose translation is MTDGPSGSATAAYTRIYEEQHPRLVAYARSLTRNSWTAEDLVAEAHFRVWRRLSGGHEIDNVPAYLMTTVRHLAATVGSTATRETPLDPTAPERAEVDVRVPDAADPAEQVSSVDLLVRVLGQLPERWVQALWLAEAEGQPLETVGRRIGAKQGATAVLLHRAREGMRQAFLREQPGAPIDPACQVRWGRMPAYVRGAATARQSEQLLSHVDACDDCRARLAVLMRTNDRLPAFVGPALLVFVVGGGGGKVLMALTGGSAGTAAAFGSAGGHGGGQLLHAVRQAASGPGGVGAVKVPTVAAVGAAVAAAAVVTGIVLGPLDSGAGPAQRVPVAQAPAPHRPEAPTPDVVERRGAVTDVVVSPRVEGDGGAVEERRVRGADEDEDEVGLGSGDVDGGGGAGAGAGEGGGEPGVTAPESPGGEEAGAGSPGARNRDMTCRRARIRMSRNRRPRGRGLRSRLGLRWSRP
- a CDS encoding NADPH-dependent FMN reductase — translated: MKTATNTHTGTQTQTQTQTQTHTDTDPAPDPSSTPATDSAPSSATPVRVTLVIGSNRTGRFGSVIADWLLGRVREHDGFEVDVVDVAEADLPTTFAPTAEVAARLAEITPKLAEAEAFIVVTPEYNHSYPAALKNLIDWHYHEWRAKPVALVSYGGISGGLRAAEHLRQVFAELHATTVRDTVSFHNAHTAFDDTGRLREPTAPNKAAQVMLDQLSWWGQALREAKERRPYGD